A single Mustela lutreola isolate mMusLut2 chromosome X, mMusLut2.pri, whole genome shotgun sequence DNA region contains:
- the RPL36A gene encoding large ribosomal subunit protein eL42, translating into MKRICGGCPALAIPQTHLSPDLMQAWPFLKLLSTAPKRVLSAARGRCSQSLRLYGPSRHSHEQERPETSYILPFPGTSLSFCVDCALANMVNVPKTRRTFCKKCGKHQPHKVTQYKKGKDSLYAQGKRRYDRKQSGYGGQTKPIFRKKAKTTKKIVLRLECVEPNCRSKRMLAIKRCKHFELGGDKKRKGQVIQF; encoded by the exons ATGAAAAGGATTTGCGGCGGCTGCCCAGCCCTTGCCATACCCCAGACCCACCTCAGTCCTGACTTAATGCAG GCCTGGCCCTTCCTTAAGCTCCTATCCACGGCTCCGAAGCGAGTCCTCTCAGCCGCCAGAGGGCGGTGCTCACAGAGCCTTAGACTCTATGGTCCTTCTCGCCACTCCCATGAGCAAGAGCGACCAGAAACCTCCTATATACTTCCGTTTCCGGGCacgtctctttctttctgtgtggaTTGCGCTCTCGCAAACATG GTGAACGTTCCTAAAACCCGCCGGACTTTCTGCAAGAAGTGTGGCAAGCACCAACCCCACAAAGTGACACagtacaagaaaggaaaagattctCTTTATGCCCAGG GAAAGCGGCGTTATGATAGGAAGCAGAGTGGCTATGGTGGGCAGACGAAGCCTATTTTCCGGAAAAAG GCTAAAACTACAAAGAAGATTGTGCTGAGGCTTGAATGTGTTGAGCCCAATTGCAGATCTAAGAGAATGCTGGCTATTAAGAGATGCAAACATTTTGAACTGGGAGGAGATAAGAAGAGAAAG